GCCCGGGCGAAAAGCCCATTCGCAAGTGGCAAGAGCCCATCTCTATTTTTGTTGAACATCAGGTCGGTGACCAAGCGCTGCACAACCAGTTGCTACAGATGCATATCGCCCACTTAACAAGTGTCACTGGTCTCTCGATTAAGGCGACCGATAACCGAAAGCAAGCCAACGTGGTCTGGGTGTTCACTCAAGAAGCAAACTATCAACAAGTGGTGAGTCAATGGATAGGCAAAGCGTCTGACGAAGAGCTCGCCAGTGCCATTTGCAAAGCAGGATTCAAGCAAAAAAATGGCGCGATCTATTCTGGCGCAGTGGTGATCCCTGTCGACAAGGCGCGAGAATATGGCAAGTTGGTCGCCTGTGTGGTGGAAGAGATCACTCAAGTACTTGGCTTACCGAATGATTCTGATGAAGCCTATCCTTCGATATTTAATGACCACTCGCCGGAAGAGCTGCTGTCACCGCTGGATGTGGTCTTACTCGCCCTGCTCTATCATCCAGAGATTAAAGCGGGCATGTCGGAAAACGAAGTCAAACCCGTCATTGAGCGAGTTTTACGCCAATTCGAGCACGACGGCACGTTAAAGAACGCGGTTAAAACGGCCAAGAGTGCTGAGCTTTTTGCGCTGGTGGGTTACTGATTGGGCGAAAAAATATCGCTTGAAATAAAAACGGCGCTCACATGCGCCGTTTTTATACTGTTCACTTTTGCTGTCAGCCAGCTTATTTGCGAGCGGCCTGTTTTTTCAGCTCAAAATCGAACTCGTCAGGGAACAGAATGACCCCTTCTTCGTTGATACTAGGAAACACTGCGACCGACAGTTGGTCTTCTTCCAAACCTTGCGTCCAACGACTGTGCCATTTATTGAGCGAAATGGACTCCGCCTGACACTCTTGCCAATCGCCCGTTGCCCACTCTTCGGCAAATTCTTTGTTTGGCCAGACAGGCACGCACT
The Vibrio navarrensis DNA segment above includes these coding regions:
- a CDS encoding DUF2927 domain-containing protein — protein: MKSLWKGFLVLLFSPALHSAPRFETWLDPAFVENAFIQVALRDEYSPGEKPIRKWQEPISIFVEHQVGDQALHNQLLQMHIAHLTSVTGLSIKATDNRKQANVVWVFTQEANYQQVVSQWIGKASDEELASAICKAGFKQKNGAIYSGAVVIPVDKAREYGKLVACVVEEITQVLGLPNDSDEAYPSIFNDHSPEELLSPLDVVLLALLYHPEIKAGMSENEVKPVIERVLRQFEHDGTLKNAVKTAKSAELFALVGY
- a CDS encoding DUF2750 domain-containing protein, with translation MTTPLSQDQIRTINSYDQEQRLRYCIKEIVAQRQVWILTDEHGCVMLNSDEDECVPVWPNKEFAEEWATGDWQECQAESISLNKWHSRWTQGLEEDQLSVAVFPSINEEGVILFPDEFDFELKKQAARK